The Acidobacteriota bacterium genome window below encodes:
- the rsmD gene encoding 16S rRNA (guanine(966)-N(2))-methyltransferase RsmD, whose protein sequence is MRIIAGRFRGKRLAGFRADIRPTTDRARETLFNVVRDRVPGSVWLDLFTGSGAVGIEAISRGARYVIFNDRFRESTALVRKNLALCRVEEGFEIHQKDSFTLLRNLRPPAVDFVFLDPPYKFKRHAKLLERLSAMPWMRPESTIVLEVFKKTPRPETSPRITWTRTVRVGDNKLLFYAIPEEPRDPGSGRPDETGSAVDPEVVTSSFDPGSRTRDRGSWP, encoded by the coding sequence ATGAGGATCATCGCCGGTAGATTCCGCGGCAAGAGGCTAGCCGGTTTCAGGGCCGATATCCGGCCCACCACCGACCGGGCCCGGGAGACACTCTTCAACGTCGTTCGCGACCGGGTCCCGGGTTCCGTCTGGCTCGACCTGTTCACGGGGTCGGGAGCCGTGGGAATCGAGGCCATCAGCCGGGGCGCCCGATACGTGATCTTCAACGACCGGTTCCGGGAATCCACGGCGCTGGTCCGGAAGAATCTGGCCCTTTGCCGCGTGGAGGAGGGATTCGAGATTCACCAAAAGGATTCCTTCACCCTGCTGAGGAATCTCCGGCCTCCCGCCGTCGACTTCGTCTTTCTGGATCCGCCCTACAAGTTCAAACGCCACGCCAAGCTTCTGGAGAGGCTCTCGGCCATGCCCTGGATGCGCCCGGAGAGCACCATCGTCCTGGAGGTGTTCAAGAAGACTCCGCGTCCGGAAACGTCCCCCCGGATCACTTGGACCCGCACGGTGCGGGTCGGCGACAACAAGCTTCTCTTCTACGCGATTCCGGAAGAACCGCGGGATCCGGGCAGCGGACGGCCGGATGAAACCGGGTCCGCGGTCGATCCTGAAGTTGTCACCTCCTCCTTCGACCCAGGTTCACGTACTCGCGATAGAGGCTCCTGGCCTTGA
- a CDS encoding RNA polymerase sigma factor, whose protein sequence is MLERVWQKKYTALRSIVRSFLFDDARVEDILQDALSQVLASGRSFPDELETYRYLRRSVFNASIDHYRASRRRIYLPLPEEPGEFTLPIHNAPADPLTLLLQRERKTIRGDVLREITHAMSELPGVQQEAIRMIMGPREMKLKDLCRIKGIPYSTLRSRMLAGVERLRRRLKARSLYREYVNLGRRRR, encoded by the coding sequence ATGCTGGAACGGGTTTGGCAAAAAAAGTACACCGCTCTTCGCTCCATTGTTCGTAGCTTCCTGTTCGACGACGCACGCGTCGAGGACATCCTCCAGGACGCTCTTTCCCAGGTGTTAGCCTCGGGGCGGAGCTTTCCTGACGAGTTGGAGACCTACCGCTACCTGCGCCGGTCCGTCTTCAACGCCAGCATCGACCACTACCGCGCTTCCCGGCGCCGTATCTATCTGCCTCTTCCGGAGGAACCGGGTGAGTTCACGCTTCCGATCCACAACGCTCCCGCCGACCCCCTCACTCTCCTGCTCCAACGAGAGAGGAAGACTATCCGAGGTGACGTTCTCCGGGAGATCACGCATGCCATGTCCGAGCTTCCGGGCGTTCAGCAGGAGGCGATCCGGATGATCATGGGCCCGCGGGAAATGAAGCTGAAGGATCTCTGCCGGATCAAGGGAATTCCCTACAGCACGCTACGCAGCCGCATGCTGGCCGGCGTCGAACGATTGCGCCGCCGGCTCAAGGCCAGGAGCCTCTATCGCGAGTACGTGAACCTGGGTCGAAGGAGGAGGTGA
- the recG gene encoding ATP-dependent DNA helicase RecG, with protein sequence MPLRLDVPVQYVKGVGPARAAMLQKARIGTVEDLLNYKPFRYEDRSSFRLVNQLRVGEDALVEGEIAVCGNYSTPMKKVRIFEMVVEDRSGALAVKFFNQPYLQHVLRNGQRLILYGQVRRDDYTLRPVLLNPEWELVISSSDSAIHSGRIVPIYRRVGKLTTRSLRTIVHRAVTELQRDTQDPIPGRLLEKHGLPDRRRAWRELHFPVLPEDRKREAFLEDLESSATPAQRRFVFEEFFLFHLGLQVVRRDRESLPKTRRIEINDGVREVVKGILPFHPTSAQKRVVGEIVDDLLSGNVMRRLLHGDVGSGKTIVALQAMVVVLENGFQAALMAPTEILAEQHFQTLSRYLRDTGYRLALLTGRVRGKRRQGILEQIRSGAVQLVIGTHALIEAPVRFRDLGLAVIDEQHRFGVLQRSRLMGKGDQPDVLIMTATPIPRSLALTVYGDLDLSVLDELPPGRRPVETVLYSEPDRDRVYGLLKRELAQGRQAYVVYPLIEESDKLELRAAEEMAGQLREVFPGYGLGLIHGRLKSEEKDAQMQALRDGKIQILVATTVVEVGLDVPNATVMVVEHAERFGLSQLHQLRGRIGRGGHRGTCVLLTGGARSENAFRRLDIMCRTSDGFRIAEKDLEIRGPGEFVGTRQSGIPQFRFGNIVRDRRLLELAAREARDHFSVLTEDAKGEGKGQLVRLADQWRSRFGLFDVG encoded by the coding sequence ATGCCGCTGCGGTTGGATGTGCCGGTTCAGTACGTGAAGGGAGTGGGGCCGGCCCGGGCCGCCATGCTGCAGAAAGCCCGGATCGGCACCGTCGAGGATCTCCTCAACTACAAGCCGTTTCGCTACGAGGACCGGTCCAGCTTCCGGCTCGTGAACCAGCTACGGGTCGGTGAGGACGCCCTGGTGGAGGGCGAGATCGCCGTTTGCGGGAACTACTCCACCCCGATGAAGAAGGTCCGGATCTTCGAAATGGTGGTGGAGGACCGTTCGGGAGCGCTTGCGGTCAAGTTCTTCAACCAACCCTACCTCCAACACGTCCTCCGCAACGGACAGCGGCTGATTCTCTATGGCCAGGTTCGCCGCGACGACTACACTCTCCGCCCGGTGCTCCTGAACCCGGAATGGGAGCTCGTGATTTCCTCGTCGGACTCGGCCATCCATTCCGGGCGGATCGTGCCCATCTACCGGCGGGTGGGAAAACTGACGACCCGGTCGCTGCGCACCATCGTCCATCGCGCCGTGACCGAATTGCAGCGGGACACGCAGGACCCGATTCCCGGCCGGTTGCTGGAGAAGCACGGCCTGCCGGACCGCCGCCGGGCGTGGCGCGAACTCCATTTCCCCGTCCTGCCGGAAGACCGGAAGCGGGAGGCTTTCCTGGAGGATCTGGAGTCGAGCGCGACTCCGGCGCAGCGCAGATTCGTCTTCGAGGAGTTCTTCCTGTTTCACCTGGGTCTCCAGGTGGTGCGCCGGGACCGGGAGTCCCTGCCCAAGACCCGTCGGATCGAGATCAACGATGGGGTTCGGGAGGTGGTGAAGGGGATCCTTCCCTTCCATCCCACGTCCGCCCAGAAGAGAGTGGTGGGCGAGATCGTCGACGATCTGCTCAGCGGCAACGTCATGAGACGGCTGCTCCATGGGGACGTGGGCTCGGGCAAGACCATCGTCGCCCTCCAGGCCATGGTGGTGGTGCTGGAGAACGGATTCCAGGCCGCTCTCATGGCGCCGACGGAGATCCTGGCCGAGCAGCACTTCCAGACGCTTTCGCGATACCTGCGGGACACCGGTTACAGGTTGGCGCTGCTCACGGGACGGGTCCGGGGCAAGCGGCGCCAGGGCATCCTGGAGCAGATCCGTTCGGGCGCCGTCCAACTGGTCATCGGGACTCACGCCCTGATCGAGGCGCCGGTCCGGTTTCGGGACCTGGGTCTGGCGGTGATCGACGAGCAACACCGTTTCGGGGTGCTGCAACGGTCGCGGCTCATGGGCAAGGGGGATCAACCCGACGTGTTGATCATGACGGCCACTCCGATTCCCAGAAGCCTCGCCCTGACGGTGTACGGCGACCTGGACCTCTCGGTGCTGGACGAGTTGCCTCCGGGGCGCCGGCCGGTCGAGACGGTCCTCTACTCTGAACCGGACCGGGACCGGGTCTACGGCCTCCTGAAGCGGGAACTGGCCCAGGGCCGTCAAGCGTACGTGGTGTATCCGTTGATCGAGGAATCGGACAAGCTGGAACTGCGGGCCGCCGAGGAGATGGCCGGTCAACTCCGGGAAGTGTTCCCGGGCTACGGGCTGGGCCTGATCCACGGCCGCCTCAAGAGTGAGGAGAAAGATGCGCAGATGCAGGCCCTGCGCGACGGCAAGATACAGATTCTGGTGGCGACGACGGTCGTGGAGGTGGGTCTGGACGTTCCCAATGCAACGGTCATGGTGGTGGAGCATGCCGAACGTTTCGGCCTCTCCCAACTCCATCAGTTGCGGGGCCGGATCGGGCGCGGTGGCCACCGGGGGACCTGCGTTCTCTTAACCGGCGGGGCTCGATCCGAGAATGCCTTCCGCCGCTTGGATATCATGTGCCGGACTTCCGACGGCTTCCGCATTGCCGAGAAGGACCTGGAGATTCGGGGGCCCGGGGAGTTCGTGGGGACCCGGCAGTCGGGGATTCCCCAGTTCCGGTTCGGCAACATCGTCCGGGACCGCCGCCTGCTGGAGTTGGCGGCCCGGGAGGCACGGGATCATTTCAGCGTCCTGACCGAAGACGCCAAGGGAGAGGGCAAGGGCCAACTGGTCCGGTTGGCGGACCAGTGGCGGAGCCGGTTCGGTCTCTTCGACGTCGGTTGA
- the ribA gene encoding GTP cyclohydrolase II has translation MSEVLASLDTVPNAALPTRFGPFRIYGFESEEDDEQLVALVRQPLSDQRPTLVRIHSQCVTGDIFHSLRCDCGEQLERALQMIAEAGSGVLLYQFQEGRGIGLINKLHAYQFQDQGADTVEANARLGFEADLRSYRFCAVVLLRLGISRIRLMSNNPAKIRGLEAEGLQVVERVPLVVEPSPVSQEYLKTKKEKLGHLL, from the coding sequence ATGAGTGAGGTCCTGGCGAGTCTCGATACGGTGCCCAATGCGGCGCTGCCGACTCGTTTCGGACCGTTCCGGATCTACGGGTTCGAAAGCGAGGAAGACGACGAACAGTTGGTGGCGCTGGTCCGCCAGCCTCTGAGTGACCAGAGGCCCACCCTGGTGCGGATCCACTCGCAGTGCGTCACCGGCGACATCTTTCACTCGCTCCGCTGCGATTGCGGGGAACAGTTGGAACGGGCCCTTCAGATGATCGCCGAGGCCGGCAGCGGCGTCCTGCTCTATCAGTTTCAAGAAGGCCGGGGAATCGGCCTCATCAACAAACTTCACGCGTATCAGTTCCAGGATCAGGGGGCCGATACGGTGGAGGCCAACGCCCGGCTGGGTTTCGAGGCGGACCTGCGCTCCTATCGCTTTTGCGCGGTGGTGCTCCTCCGATTGGGAATCTCCCGGATTCGCCTCATGTCCAACAACCCCGCCAAGATTCGCGGCCTGGAGGCCGAAGGGCTCCAGGTGGTGGAACGGGTTCCCCTGGTCGTGGAGCCCTCACCGGTCTCGCAGGAGTACCTGAAGACCAAGAAGGAAAAGCTCGGGCACCTGTTGTAG
- a CDS encoding type II secretion system protein GspG, protein MKNVKRILMAVLFLPLLACGKSLERQIVDDLSNMDQARLGKGQVRIDKLRRTGNHAVAEVTLKTAVKLIRKDRAWVVEEIRLGDRRWEKVENILAALAEERSLRTRSDLKLIDSAISRYRLERGELPPAGSYRELMDHLAPEYMQPTTELDGWFNQYVYRTLSAKDYDLRSAGPDGIARTSDDVTLEQP, encoded by the coding sequence ATGAAGAATGTGAAGCGGATACTCATGGCAGTGCTCTTTCTGCCTCTCCTGGCTTGCGGCAAGAGTCTGGAGCGGCAGATCGTGGACGACCTGAGCAACATGGACCAGGCCCGGCTCGGCAAGGGGCAGGTCCGCATCGACAAGCTGAGACGGACCGGGAACCACGCCGTCGCCGAGGTGACTCTCAAGACCGCCGTCAAGCTCATTCGAAAAGACCGCGCGTGGGTCGTCGAAGAGATCCGGCTGGGCGACCGGCGATGGGAAAAGGTGGAGAACATTCTGGCGGCGTTGGCCGAGGAAAGGTCGCTGCGCACGCGCTCCGACCTGAAGCTGATCGACTCTGCCATCAGCCGTTACCGGCTGGAACGCGGGGAGCTGCCGCCGGCCGGGAGCTACCGTGAACTCATGGACCACCTGGCCCCGGAGTACATGCAGCCCACCACCGAGCTGGATGGATGGTTCAACCAGTACGTTTATCGGACCCTGTCGGCCAAGGACTACGATCTCCGTTCGGCGGGACCCGACGGGATCGCCCGAACCTCGGATGACGTGACATTGGAGCAACCCTGA
- a CDS encoding radical SAM protein, which translates to MIRTRSNGARHRPMRRLQSVKIRVRELKMVGRALLSQSHPILAHIIPMRRCNLSCSYCNEYDDFSPPIPTEVMLDRIDQLARLGTSIVTISGGEPLMHRELEAVITRIRDRNMIAGLITNGYLLARKRIRSLNRAGLEHLQISIDNVKPDKNSMKSLKVLDKKLLYLSELAEFQVNINTVLGSGVNHPQDALVIARRAVALGFTCTVGVIHDGHGGLKPLSSEEVHIFHQVKSMAKRGYSRLNRVFQENLAAGRPNDWRCRAGSRYLYVCEDGLVHYCSQQRGHPGIPLAEYTLADIRREHRTPKSCAPYCTVSCVHQASLVDEWRAPQGLEILPESGA; encoded by the coding sequence ATGATCCGCACCCGTTCCAACGGCGCCCGCCACAGGCCCATGCGCAGACTCCAATCCGTCAAGATCCGCGTGCGTGAGTTGAAGATGGTGGGTCGCGCCCTGCTCTCGCAGAGTCACCCGATTCTGGCGCACATCATCCCCATGCGGCGTTGCAATCTCTCCTGTTCCTACTGCAACGAGTACGATGACTTCTCCCCGCCCATCCCCACCGAAGTGATGCTGGACCGGATCGATCAACTGGCCCGCCTGGGGACCTCCATTGTCACCATCAGCGGCGGTGAGCCTTTGATGCATCGGGAGTTGGAGGCCGTCATCACGCGGATCCGGGACCGCAACATGATCGCCGGTCTCATCACCAACGGATACCTCCTGGCGCGCAAGAGGATCCGGTCCCTGAATCGGGCCGGGCTGGAGCATCTGCAGATCAGCATCGACAACGTGAAGCCCGACAAGAACTCCATGAAGAGCCTGAAGGTGCTGGACAAGAAGCTCCTCTACCTGTCGGAATTGGCGGAGTTCCAGGTCAACATCAATACGGTTCTGGGTTCCGGCGTGAATCATCCCCAAGATGCCCTGGTCATCGCGCGCCGGGCCGTTGCGTTGGGGTTCACTTGCACCGTTGGCGTCATCCATGACGGGCATGGCGGGCTCAAGCCCCTCAGCTCCGAGGAAGTGCACATCTTCCACCAGGTCAAGAGCATGGCGAAGAGGGGCTATTCCCGTCTGAACCGGGTCTTTCAGGAGAACCTGGCTGCCGGCCGGCCCAACGACTGGCGCTGCCGGGCGGGGTCCCGGTACCTGTATGTCTGCGAAGACGGGCTCGTGCACTACTGTTCCCAGCAACGCGGCCACCCGGGAATTCCTCTGGCGGAATACACTCTGGCGGATATCCGGCGGGAGCACCGGACCCCAAAAAGTTGCGCTCCGTACTGCACCGTTTCCTGTGTCCACCAAGCCTCCCTGGTCGACGAGTGGCGGGCTCCCCAGGGGCTCGAAATCCTCCCGGAATCGGGGGCGTAG
- a CDS encoding thioredoxin fold domain-containing protein, whose amino-acid sequence MRKDTSVLLATLGLCLVLLVGFSLYRSLPGRLPWIQSYQQALKQAQQEGKLVLAYLYTDWCGYCKKMEAETFTDQAVIDEMSDSYVWLKLNAETDREGQQLQERFNITGYPGLILLDGDGQEMERISGFVPAEAFRQRVAAAAGGPGSFASLLRTASREPDSIDVQYRLAEEYIERQDFSAAIERLRRVIELDPENSSGKADLSYYYLALSLASQGNEELALVELDSLQSNFPGSDYIADSTFLRGQIYYHSGNRDQAEKVLAAYVQDFPEHIHVSKARDILAEREEAE is encoded by the coding sequence ATGCGAAAAGACACCAGTGTTCTGCTCGCGACTCTGGGACTTTGCCTGGTGCTGCTGGTGGGGTTCTCCCTCTACCGGTCCCTGCCCGGCCGGCTCCCCTGGATTCAGAGCTATCAACAGGCCCTGAAGCAGGCGCAGCAGGAAGGCAAGCTCGTCCTGGCGTACCTCTATACGGATTGGTGCGGATACTGCAAGAAGATGGAGGCGGAGACCTTCACCGACCAGGCGGTCATCGACGAGATGTCCGACAGCTACGTCTGGCTCAAGCTCAACGCCGAAACGGACCGTGAGGGCCAGCAACTCCAGGAGAGGTTCAACATCACCGGCTATCCGGGTCTGATTCTGCTCGACGGCGACGGGCAGGAGATGGAGCGGATCTCGGGTTTCGTCCCGGCGGAAGCATTTCGGCAGCGCGTGGCGGCCGCGGCAGGCGGCCCGGGGTCCTTCGCCAGCCTCTTGCGAACGGCGAGCCGGGAACCCGATTCCATCGATGTCCAATATCGCCTGGCCGAGGAATACATCGAACGCCAGGATTTCTCCGCCGCCATCGAACGGCTGCGCCGGGTCATCGAGCTGGATCCTGAGAACAGCTCGGGGAAGGCCGACTTGAGCTACTACTACCTGGCTCTGAGCCTGGCCTCCCAGGGGAACGAGGAACTGGCGCTCGTGGAACTCGATTCCCTGCAATCCAACTTCCCCGGGAGCGACTACATCGCCGACAGCACTTTCCTGAGGGGCCAGATCTACTACCACTCAGGGAACCGGGATCAAGCCGAGAAGGTCCTCGCGGCCTACGTGCAGGATTTTCCGGAGCACATCCACGTTTCCAAGGCCCGCGACATTCTGGCGGAAAGAGAAGAAGCGGAGTAG
- a CDS encoding UbiX family flavin prenyltransferase, which translates to MSSRPLVVGLSGASAPIYGIRLLELLRAVPEVETHLVYTRTVPRTVELETGYELDQVRNLADVVHEPGDMAAAISSGSFKTRGMIVAPCSIHTVSCLANSITKDLLTRAADVTLKERRPLVLLVRESPLHLGHLRRLVEVAELGAIVAPPIPSFYHHPESLQDLVDHSLGRALDVFDISVKGMKRWATPSGSLARRGE; encoded by the coding sequence ATGAGTTCTCGTCCACTGGTGGTTGGGTTGTCAGGCGCGTCGGCGCCCATCTACGGGATCCGGCTGCTGGAACTTCTGCGCGCCGTCCCGGAGGTGGAGACTCACCTGGTCTACACCCGGACCGTGCCCAGGACCGTCGAGCTGGAAACCGGCTACGAACTGGACCAGGTGCGGAATCTGGCTGACGTGGTCCATGAACCGGGCGACATGGCGGCCGCGATTTCCAGCGGTTCCTTCAAGACCCGGGGCATGATCGTCGCCCCCTGCTCGATCCATACCGTCTCCTGCCTGGCCAATTCCATTACCAAGGACCTCCTGACCCGGGCGGCGGACGTGACCCTGAAAGAGAGAAGGCCGCTGGTGCTGCTGGTGCGCGAGTCTCCTTTGCACCTGGGCCATCTCCGGCGGCTGGTGGAAGTGGCGGAGCTGGGAGCGATCGTCGCCCCGCCCATCCCCTCCTTCTACCATCATCCCGAAAGTCTCCAGGATCTGGTGGACCACAGCCTGGGACGGGCCCTGGATGTCTTCGACATCTCCGTCAAGGGAATGAAGCGCTGGGCCACGCCGTCGGGTTCACTCGCTCGCCGCGGGGAGTGA